The Planctomycetia bacterium genome has a window encoding:
- a CDS encoding ISAs1 family transposase produces MTHKEVLKRNKRLTTAGKCCGFPVVAVFRPLPRHRSGKTACATLVTCLRGGKQSTELRYYLSSLEMGVKNFARAVRGHWGIENSCHWPLDFTYREDEFCIRGNQVRENVASLNRFTLSFLMQHPDKASLVMKRRSCNWSDKFLTQVVTGATL; encoded by the coding sequence TTGACTCATAAGGAAGTGTTGAAACGCAACAAAAGACTGACGACCGCTGGGAAGTGCTGCGGGTTTCCGGTGGTGGCGGTGTTCAGGCCGTTGCCTCGGCACCGGTCAGGTAAGACCGCCTGCGCAACTCTGGTGACGTGCCTGCGCGGCGGCAAGCAGAGCACGGAACTGCGTTATTATCTCAGCAGCCTGGAGATGGGCGTCAAAAACTTCGCGCGCGCCGTTCGCGGCCACTGGGGCATCGAGAACAGCTGCCATTGGCCACTGGACTTCACCTACCGTGAAGATGAATTTTGCATCCGGGGCAACCAGGTCCGTGAGAACGTTGCTTCGCTAAATCGCTTTACGCTATCGTTTTTAATGCAGCATCCCGACAAAGCCAGCCTCGTCATGAAACGACGCAGTTGCAACTGGAGCGACAAATTCTTGACGCAAGTCGTCACTGGAGCAACGCTTTAG